A section of the Papio anubis isolate 15944 chromosome 4, Panubis1.0, whole genome shotgun sequence genome encodes:
- the ZBTB21 gene encoding zinc finger and BTB domain-containing protein 21 isoform X1 produces the protein MEGLLHYINPAHAISLLSALNEERLKGQLCDVLLIVGDQKFRAHKNVLAASSEYFQSLFTNKENESQAVFQLDFCEPDAFDNVLNYIYSSSLFVEKSSLAAVQELGYSLGISFLTNIVSKTPQAPFPTCPNRKKVFVEDDENSSQKRSVIVCQSRNEAQGKTVSQNQPDVSHTSRPSPSIAVKANTNKPHVPKPIEPLHSLSLTEKSWPKDSSVGYAKSLEHSGSLDDPNRISLVKRNAVLPSKPLQDREAMDDKPGVSGQLPKGKALELALKRPRPPVLSLCSSSETPYVLKETNKGNGQGEDRNLLYYSKLGLVIPSSGSGSGNQSIDRSGPLVKSLLRRSLSMDSQVPVYSPSIDLKSSQGSSSVSSDAPGNMLCALSQKSSLKDCSEKTAQDDRPQVLQPHRLRSFSASQSTDREGASPVTEVRIKTEPSSPLSDPSDIIRVTVGDAAATAAASSSSVTRDLSLKTEDDQKDMSRLPAKRRFQADRRLPFKKLKVNEHGSPVSEDNFEEGSSPTILDADFPDSDLNKDEFGELEGTRPNKKFKCKHCLKIFRSTAGLHRHVNMYHNPEKPYACDICHKRFHTNFKVWTHCQTQHGIVKNPSPASSSHAVLDEKFQRKLIDIVREREIKKALIIKLRRGKPGFQGQSSSQAQQVIKRNLRSRAKGAYICTYCGKAYRFLSQFKQHIKMHPGEKPLGVNKVAKPKEHAPLASPVENKEVYQCRLCNAKLSSLLEQGSHERLCRNAAVCPYCSLRFFSPELKQEHESKCEYKKLTCLECMRTFKSSFSIWRHQVEVHNQNNMAPTENFSLPVLDHNGDVTGSSRPQSHPEPNKVNHIVTTKDDNVFSDSSEQVNFDSEDSSCLPEDLSLSKQLKIQVKEEPVEEAEEEAPEASTAPKEAGPSKEASLWPCEKCGKMFTVHKQLERHQELLCSVKPFICHVCNKAFRTNFRLWSHFQSHMSQASEESAHKESEVCPVPTNSPSPPPLPPPPPLPKIQPLEPDSPTGLSENPTPATEKLFVPQESDTLFYHAPPLSAITFKRQFMCKLCHRTFKTAFSLWSHEQTHN, from the coding sequence ATGGAGGGATTACTGCATTACATCAACCCCGCACACGCCATTTCTCTCCTAAGTGCCCTGAATGAGGAGCGTCTCAAAGGACAGCTGTGCGATGTGCTGCTGATTGTTGGAGACCAAAAGTTCCGAGCTCATAAAAACGTCTTGGCTGCCAGCAGCGAATACTTTCAGAGTTTATtcacaaataaggaaaatgagtcaCAAGCTGTATTTCAGCTTGACTTCTGTGAGCCAGATGCTTTTGATAATGTTTTAAACTACATTTATTCTTCCTCTCTATTTGTTGAGAAGAGCAGCCTTGCTGCTGTGCAAGAACTTGGCTATAGTCTTGGGATTTCCTTTCTGACAAACATCGTTTCTAAAACACCTCAAGCCCCCTTTCCAACGTGTCCTAAtagaaaaaaagtgtttgtaGAAGATGATGaaaacagttctcaaaagagAAGTGTCATTGTTTGTCAAAGTAGAAACGAAGCACAAGGAAAAACTGTTAGTCAAAATCAACCTGATGTAAGCCATACTTCCCGGCCCTCTCCTAGCATTGCAGTCAAGGCTAATACCAATAAGCCACATGTCCCAAAACCAATTGAACCGCTTCATAGTTTGTCATTAACTGAAAAGAGTTGGCCGAAAGATAGTTCTGTGGGATATGCAAAGTCTCTTGAGCATTCTGGATCTTTGGATGATCCTAATAGAATTAGTTTGGTGAAAAGAAATGCAGTATTGCCTTCAAAGCCTCTGCAAGACAGAGAAGCTATGGATGATAAACCAGGTGTGAGTGGTCAGCTTCCAAAAGGAAAAGCTCTAGAGCTGGCTTTGAAGAGACCACGGCCACCTGTTTTGTCTCTTTGTAGCTCATCAGAGACTCCCTATGTattaaaagaaactaacaaaggaaATGGTCAAGGTGAAGATAGAAACTTGTTGTATTATTCAAAGTTAGGCTTAGTGATCCCATCCAGTGGATCTGGTTCTGGAAACCAAAGCATTGACAGGAGTGGCCCACTTGTTAAGAGTCTCCTCAGACGGTCTTTGTCGATGGATAGCCAGGTTCCTGTCTATTCACCTTCCATAGATTTGAAATCTTCCCAGGGATCATCTTCGGTGTCCAGTGATGCACCAGGGAATATGTTGTGTGCTTTATCTCAAAAGTCATCTTTAAAAGATTGTAGTGAAAAAACAGCCCAAGATGACAGGCCTCAAGTGCTACAACCGCATCGCCTCAGGTCCTTTAGTGCTTCTCAGTCAACAGACAGGGAGGGAGCCTCCCCTGTGACTGAGGTGCGCATAAAGACCGAGCCCAGCAGCCCGCTGTCGGACCCCTCGGACATCATCCGCGTCACTGTGGGAGATGCGGCAGCAACAGCAGCTGCCTCATCTTCGTCGGTCACGAGAGACCTGTCTCTGAAAACAGAAGATGACCAAAAAGACATGAGCAGACTCCCAGCAAAAAGGAGGTTCCAAGCGGACCGAAGATTGCCGTTTAAGAAGTTAAAGGTGAATGAGCATGGGTCTCCTGTGTCAGAAGATAATTTTGAGGAAGGCTCAAGCCCTACTATCCTTGATGCAGATTTTCCAGATTCTGATTTGAATAAAGACGAATTTGGTGAGTTGGAGGGGACGAGaccaaacaaaaaatttaaatgcaaacatTGCCTTAAGATCTTTAGATCAACAGCAGGTCTTCACCGTCATGTTAACATGTACCATAACCCAGAAAAGCCCTACGCTTGTGACATCTGTCACAAGAGGTTTCACACCAACTTCAAAGTGTGGACACACTGTCAGACCCAACACGGCATAGTGAAGAACCCATCACCAGCCTCTAGTTCACATGCTGTTTTGGatgaaaaattccaaagaaagCTGATTGAcatagtgagagagagagaaattaagaagGCCCTGATCATTAAGTTAAGGCGCGGCAAGCCTGGTTTTCAGGGACAGAGTAGCTCCCAAGCACAGCAAGTCATCAAGAGGAACTTGAGATCTCGAGCCAAAGGAGCTTACATTTGTACTTACTGCGGAAAAGCGTACCGCTTTCTCTCTCAATTTAAGCAGCACATAAAAATGCATCCAGGAGAAAAACCCCTTGGAGTAAATAAAGTTGCTAAACCAAAAGAGCATGCTCCTCTTGCAAGTCCAGTAGAAAACAAGGAGGTTTACCAGTGCCGTCTCTGTAATGCTAAGCTCTCTTCTCTCCTAGAGCAAGGAAGCCACGAGCGGCTGTGCCGGAACGCGGCCGTCTGCCCTTACTGCAGCCTCAGGTTTTTCTCGCCCGAGCTGAAGCAAGAACACGAGAGCAAGTGTGAGTATAAGAAGCTGACCTGCCTCGAGTGCATGCGCACCTTCAAGTCCTCTTTCAGCATCTGGCGGCACCAGGTTGAAGTCCATAATCAGAACAACATGGCACCCACCGAAAACTTTTCTTTGCCCGTTTTGGACCACAATGGTGATGTAACTGGTTCTTCAAGGCCCCAGTCCCACCCTGAGCCCAATAAAGTAAACCACATCGTCACCACAAAAGATGATAACGTGTTCAGTGATTCTTCAGAACAAGTTAACTTCGACTCGGAAGATTCCTCTTGTCTCCCTGAAGATCTTAGTCTTTCCAAGCAACTGAAAATCCAAGTCAAAGAGGAGCCtgtggaggaggctgaggaagaggcaCCCGAGGCCAGCACAGCCCCCAAAGAAGCGGGTCCTAGCAAAGAAGCCAGCCTGTGGCCCTGCGAGAAGTGTGGGAAGATGTTCACAGTGCACAAGCAGCTGGAGCGTCACCAGGAGCTTCTGTGCTCTGTGAAACCATTTATTTGTCACGTGTGCAACAAAGCTTTTCGCACTAATTTTCGACTCTGGAGTCACTTCCAGTCGCACATGTCTCAGGCTTCAGAGGAATCGGCACATAAGGAATCTGAGGTGTGTCCTGTTCCCACAAACTCTCCCTCTCCACCACCTCTGCCACCGCCACCGCCACTGCCCAAGATCCAGCCTCTGGAGCCTGACAGCCCCACAGGCCTGTCCGAAAACCCAACTCCAGCCACAGAAAAACTGTTCGTGCCCCAAGAATCAGACACCCTTTTTTACCATGCCCCACCCCTTTCAGCAATCACATTTAAAAGACAGTTTATGTGTAAACTTTGCCACAGGACATTCAAGACTGCATTTAGTCTTTGGAGTCACGAACAAACACACAATTGA
- the ZBTB21 gene encoding zinc finger and BTB domain-containing protein 21 isoform X2, protein MEGLLHYINPAHAISLLSALNEERLKGQLCDVLLIVGDQKFRAHKNVLAASSEYFQSLFTNKENESQAVFQLDFCEPDAFDNVLNYIYSSSLFVEKSSLAAVQELGYSLGISFLTNIVSKTPQAPFPTCPNRKKVFVEDDENSSQKRSVIVCQSRNEAQGKTVSQNQPDVSHTSRPSPSIAVKANTNKPHVPKPIEPLHSLSLTEKSWPKDSSVGYAKSLEHSGSLDDPNRISLVKRNAVLPSKPLQDREAMDDKPGVSGQLPKGKALELALKRPRPPVLSLCSSSETPYVLKETNKGNGQGEDRNLLYYSKLGLVIPSSGSGSGNQSIDRSGPLVKSLLRRSLSMDSQVPVYSPSIDLKSSQGSSSVSSDAPGNMLCALSQKSSLKDCSEKTAQDDRPQVLQPHRLRSFSASQSTDREGASPVTEVRIKTEPSSPLSDPSDIIRVTVGDAAATAAASSSSVTRDLSLKTEDDQKDMSRLPAKRRFQADRRLPFKKLKVNEHGSPVSEDNFEEGSSPTILDADFPDSDLNKDEFEQGSHERLCRNAAVCPYCSLRFFSPELKQEHESKCEYKKLTCLECMRTFKSSFSIWRHQVEVHNQNNMAPTENFSLPVLDHNGDVTGSSRPQSHPEPNKVNHIVTTKDDNVFSDSSEQVNFDSEDSSCLPEDLSLSKQLKIQVKEEPVEEAEEEAPEASTAPKEAGPSKEASLWPCEKCGKMFTVHKQLERHQELLCSVKPFICHVCNKAFRTNFRLWSHFQSHMSQASEESAHKESEVCPVPTNSPSPPPLPPPPPLPKIQPLEPDSPTGLSENPTPATEKLFVPQESDTLFYHAPPLSAITFKRQFMCKLCHRTFKTAFSLWSHEQTHN, encoded by the exons ATGGAGGGATTACTGCATTACATCAACCCCGCACACGCCATTTCTCTCCTAAGTGCCCTGAATGAGGAGCGTCTCAAAGGACAGCTGTGCGATGTGCTGCTGATTGTTGGAGACCAAAAGTTCCGAGCTCATAAAAACGTCTTGGCTGCCAGCAGCGAATACTTTCAGAGTTTATtcacaaataaggaaaatgagtcaCAAGCTGTATTTCAGCTTGACTTCTGTGAGCCAGATGCTTTTGATAATGTTTTAAACTACATTTATTCTTCCTCTCTATTTGTTGAGAAGAGCAGCCTTGCTGCTGTGCAAGAACTTGGCTATAGTCTTGGGATTTCCTTTCTGACAAACATCGTTTCTAAAACACCTCAAGCCCCCTTTCCAACGTGTCCTAAtagaaaaaaagtgtttgtaGAAGATGATGaaaacagttctcaaaagagAAGTGTCATTGTTTGTCAAAGTAGAAACGAAGCACAAGGAAAAACTGTTAGTCAAAATCAACCTGATGTAAGCCATACTTCCCGGCCCTCTCCTAGCATTGCAGTCAAGGCTAATACCAATAAGCCACATGTCCCAAAACCAATTGAACCGCTTCATAGTTTGTCATTAACTGAAAAGAGTTGGCCGAAAGATAGTTCTGTGGGATATGCAAAGTCTCTTGAGCATTCTGGATCTTTGGATGATCCTAATAGAATTAGTTTGGTGAAAAGAAATGCAGTATTGCCTTCAAAGCCTCTGCAAGACAGAGAAGCTATGGATGATAAACCAGGTGTGAGTGGTCAGCTTCCAAAAGGAAAAGCTCTAGAGCTGGCTTTGAAGAGACCACGGCCACCTGTTTTGTCTCTTTGTAGCTCATCAGAGACTCCCTATGTattaaaagaaactaacaaaggaaATGGTCAAGGTGAAGATAGAAACTTGTTGTATTATTCAAAGTTAGGCTTAGTGATCCCATCCAGTGGATCTGGTTCTGGAAACCAAAGCATTGACAGGAGTGGCCCACTTGTTAAGAGTCTCCTCAGACGGTCTTTGTCGATGGATAGCCAGGTTCCTGTCTATTCACCTTCCATAGATTTGAAATCTTCCCAGGGATCATCTTCGGTGTCCAGTGATGCACCAGGGAATATGTTGTGTGCTTTATCTCAAAAGTCATCTTTAAAAGATTGTAGTGAAAAAACAGCCCAAGATGACAGGCCTCAAGTGCTACAACCGCATCGCCTCAGGTCCTTTAGTGCTTCTCAGTCAACAGACAGGGAGGGAGCCTCCCCTGTGACTGAGGTGCGCATAAAGACCGAGCCCAGCAGCCCGCTGTCGGACCCCTCGGACATCATCCGCGTCACTGTGGGAGATGCGGCAGCAACAGCAGCTGCCTCATCTTCGTCGGTCACGAGAGACCTGTCTCTGAAAACAGAAGATGACCAAAAAGACATGAGCAGACTCCCAGCAAAAAGGAGGTTCCAAGCGGACCGAAGATTGCCGTTTAAGAAGTTAAAGGTGAATGAGCATGGGTCTCCTGTGTCAGAAGATAATTTTGAGGAAGGCTCAAGCCCTACTATCCTTGATGCAGATTTTCCAGATTCTGATTTGAATAAAGACGAATTTG AGCAAGGAAGCCACGAGCGGCTGTGCCGGAACGCGGCCGTCTGCCCTTACTGCAGCCTCAGGTTTTTCTCGCCCGAGCTGAAGCAAGAACACGAGAGCAAGTGTGAGTATAAGAAGCTGACCTGCCTCGAGTGCATGCGCACCTTCAAGTCCTCTTTCAGCATCTGGCGGCACCAGGTTGAAGTCCATAATCAGAACAACATGGCACCCACCGAAAACTTTTCTTTGCCCGTTTTGGACCACAATGGTGATGTAACTGGTTCTTCAAGGCCCCAGTCCCACCCTGAGCCCAATAAAGTAAACCACATCGTCACCACAAAAGATGATAACGTGTTCAGTGATTCTTCAGAACAAGTTAACTTCGACTCGGAAGATTCCTCTTGTCTCCCTGAAGATCTTAGTCTTTCCAAGCAACTGAAAATCCAAGTCAAAGAGGAGCCtgtggaggaggctgaggaagaggcaCCCGAGGCCAGCACAGCCCCCAAAGAAGCGGGTCCTAGCAAAGAAGCCAGCCTGTGGCCCTGCGAGAAGTGTGGGAAGATGTTCACAGTGCACAAGCAGCTGGAGCGTCACCAGGAGCTTCTGTGCTCTGTGAAACCATTTATTTGTCACGTGTGCAACAAAGCTTTTCGCACTAATTTTCGACTCTGGAGTCACTTCCAGTCGCACATGTCTCAGGCTTCAGAGGAATCGGCACATAAGGAATCTGAGGTGTGTCCTGTTCCCACAAACTCTCCCTCTCCACCACCTCTGCCACCGCCACCGCCACTGCCCAAGATCCAGCCTCTGGAGCCTGACAGCCCCACAGGCCTGTCCGAAAACCCAACTCCAGCCACAGAAAAACTGTTCGTGCCCCAAGAATCAGACACCCTTTTTTACCATGCCCCACCCCTTTCAGCAATCACATTTAAAAGACAGTTTATGTGTAAACTTTGCCACAGGACATTCAAGACTGCATTTAGTCTTTGGAGTCACGAACAAACACACAATTGA